The Papaver somniferum cultivar HN1 chromosome 3, ASM357369v1, whole genome shotgun sequence genome includes a region encoding these proteins:
- the LOC113361174 gene encoding peroxidase 9-like, with protein MSVLEQAISRQPTTAAALLRLQFHDCFVQGCDASILLDDSSTIASEKRSNANRNFIRGFEVIYEIKAKLEQACPQIVSCADIVALAARGSVVLSGRPNWEVPLGRRDSRTASLSASNNNIPPPNLTLQNLIALFNRQCLGEVDLVALSGSHTIGVARCVSFKQRLYNQNGNNQPDETLEINYFNNLKSVCPRSGGDNIISPLDYSSPTKFDNGYFQLIMLGKGLLNSDQVLLTQNTRTMELVQSYAEDASLFFEDFARSMVKMGNISPLTGYNGEVRKNCRAIN; from the exons ATGTCAGTCCTGGAACAAGCCATTTCTAGACAGCCTACAACCGCTGCCGCTTTGCTTAGGCTTCAATTTCATGACTGCTTCGTTCAG GGTTGTGATGCATCAATTTTACTAGACGATAGCTCTACGATAGCTAGTGAGAAGCGTTCCAACGCGAACAGGAATTTCATACGAGGATTCGAAGTTATCTACGAAATCAAAGCTAAGTTGGAACAAGCGTGCCCTCAAATTGTTTCTTGTGCTGATATTGTTGCACTTGCTGCAAGAGGCTCAGTTGTACTA AGTGGTAGACCTAACTGGGAGGTTCCATTAGGAAGAAGAGATTCAAGAACAGCAAGCCTCAGTGCCTCAAACAACAACATTCCCCCACCAAACTTAACTCTTCAGAACCTTATTGCACTCTTCAATCGCCAATGTCTTGGTGAAGTAGACCTTGTTGCACTCTCAGGGAGTCACACTATTGGGGTCGCAAGATGTGTGAGTTTCAAGCAAAGGCTATACAACCAAAATGGAAACAACCAACCTGATGAAACCTTAGAGATTAACTACTTCAATAACTTGAAATCAGTATGTCCTAGATCAGGAGGTGATAACATTATATCTCCGTTGGATTACAGCTCTCCTACCAAATTTGACAATGGTTACTTCCAATTGATAATGTTGGGAAAGGGGCTTTTGAATTCAGATCAAGTGTTGctgacacaaaacacaagaaccATGGAGTTGGTACAAAGTTACGCTGAAGATGCAAGTTTGTTCTTTGAGGATTTTGCAAGATCCATGGTGAAAATGGGAAACATTAGTCCTCTTACTGGCTACAATGGAGAAGTTCGAAAGAACTGTCGTGCCATTAACTAA
- the LOC113359338 gene encoding cyclin-dependent-like kinase 5 encodes MHQLLSGLEHCHSRGIMHKDIKGSNLLVSDDGALKITDFGLENFVSVGHIQPLTSPVVTLWVQVADVVDWADLGSRGRTEFAGEGSKEVQQKLQESMRGSAAVVATEVQCRERGSGDGSDCRPEYKEKRGFPLQISEIQ; translated from the exons ATGCATCAACTACTATCTGGCCTTGAACACTGTCATTCAAGAGGTATAATGCACAAAGATATCAAGGGATCCAACCTTCTTGTTAGTGATGATGGAGCTCTGAAGATAACTGATTTTGGCCTGGAAAATTTTGTTAGTGTCGGGCACATTCAACCATTAACTAGTCCAGTTGTTACTTTATG GGTTCAGGTTGCTGATGTGGTTGATTGG GCTGATCTCGGAAGCCGAGGAAGGACAGAATTTGCTGGAGAAGGCAGTAAAGAAGTGCAGCAGAAGTTACAGGAAAGTATGAGAGGCAGTGCTGCTGTTGTTGCAACAGAAGTGCAATGCAGGGAAAGAGGTTCAGGTGATGGCAGTGATTGCAG GCCAGAGTATAAGGAGAAACGAGGGTTTCCGCTACAGATTAGTGAAATTCAGTGA
- the LOC113355958 gene encoding UPF0057 membrane protein At4g30660-like, whose translation MPSGAEICCEILLAILLPPLGVCFRHGCCSVEFLICLLLTFLGYVPGIIYAVYVIVAVNREPYPDDYWRPINA comes from the exons ATGCCAAGTGGTGCAGAGATCTGTTGTGAGATTCTTCTAGcaattcttcttcctcctcttggTGTCTGTTTCAGACATGGTTGTTGCAGT GTGGAATTCTTGATCTGTTTGTTGTTGACATTTCTAGGTTATGTTCCAGGTATAATCTATGCCGTCTATGTCATAGTTGCTGTCAATCGTGAACCCTACCCTGATGATTACTGGCGCCCTATTAATGCTTAA